The following are from one region of the Cataglyphis hispanica isolate Lineage 1 chromosome 16, ULB_Chis1_1.0, whole genome shotgun sequence genome:
- the LOC126855356 gene encoding mitochondrial import inner membrane translocase subunit Tim8-like, with protein sequence MADSFDNSLYDANDAKGIDPEIAGLLMVEKQKAQLNAQIHEFNDICWDKCMDKPGSKLDGRTETCINNCVNRFIDVSVFVTSRFGQFINAIEK encoded by the exons atggcAGATTCATTTGACAATTCTTTGTACGATGCCAATGATGCCAAAGGAATCGATCCCGAAATAGCGGGGCTTCTAATGGTTGAAAAGCAAAAAGCGCAACTTAATGCACAG attcacGAGTTTAACGATATTTGTTGGGACAAATGCATGGATAAACCAGGAAGTAAATTGGATGGACGTACAGAAACTTGTATAAACAACTGCGTCAATAGATTTATAGATGTTTCTGTTTTTGTTACTAGTCGTTTTGGACAATTCATAAATgctatagaaaaataa
- the LOC126855337 gene encoding probable Ufm1-specific protease 2: MALQLQILSNILQRLECVETTASGYLYGIMYNNTLVVLTFSLNSHDSEDENVIDYTTLQFNLPADVYFCGILHIGECTEINPDVFKDIDVTDNPLLLKYSLNTLDMQAYFYVHQKLEAVNNLSIISEDDLSRQFVYIRLQATFPLVTQDESILEALQESRKNIASGKIGIHFPLNNVYLFRTDDSLKNTMLKDFLSLSKEHEQSLIASNNINHIGPVNIIHANMLLKISGEKNSEESIRYAPVLQHIKRSFDSLECNLSINALSLVSLNATSAELHAILVESICRNIRLIEMQQQDSQFEDIKLSAKLPEVMHFKPRGCGHLFTIAYPGDFTNDSTMEYRKALHKALALDLTKPYFRRGNAIKFDIQANEILINPHEALLHKGVTGKLSIVDGLYSYHHYMQNNFDDNGWGCAYRSLQTIISWYRLQGYTEIPIPSHRKIQQCLVDIGDKPSTFIGSKQWIGSTEVSFVLQTFLNIDVKILYVSSGEEMSALIPQLVNHFDTQGTPIMIGGGVLAHTILGVSYDESSGEGKFLILDPHYTGTEHLPTIINKGWCGWKTKDFWKKDAFYNMCLPQRPIAF, from the exons ATGGCATTGCAATTACagattttgtcaaatattctGCAG CGATTAGAATGTGTGGAAACTACAGCAAGTGGCTATCTTTATGGTATTATGTACAATAACACATTAGTAGTTCTAACATTCAGTTTAAATTCGCATGATAGTGAAGATGAAAATGTAATTGATTATACAACACTGCAATTCAATCTACCTGCCGACGTATATTTTTGTGGTATATTGCACATTGGTGAATGTACAGAAATAAATCCTGATGTTTTTAAG gATATTGATGTTACAGATAATcctttacttttaaaatattcgctTAATACATTAGATATGCAGgcatatttttatgtgcatCAAAAATTGGAAGCTGTTAATAACCTCAGTATTATTAGTGAAGATGATCTTTCTCGACAGTTTGTATACATTAGATTGCAAGCAACTTTCCCTTTGGTTACCCAAGATGAAAGCATATTGGAAGCATTACAAGAGTCACGAAAGAAT ATTGCATCTGGAAAAATAGGAATACATTTTCCTTTGAATAATGTATATCTATTTAGAACTGACGACAGTTTAAAAAACACAatgttaaaagattttttatcctTGTCTAAGGAACACGAGCAATCTTTAATtgcatcaaataatataaatcatattggACCTGTG AATATCATACATGCAAAcatgttattgaaaatatcagGTGAGAAAAATTCTGAAGAATCTATCAGATATGCTCCTGTCTTGCAGCATATCAAAC GATCTTTTGACAGTTTAGAATGCAATTTAAGCATCAATGCATTGTCACTAGTGAGTTTAAATGCGACATCAGCCGAGTTGCATGCAATTCTAGTTGAGTCCATTTGTCGGAACATTAGATTAATTGAAATGCAGCAACAAGATTCTCAGTTTGAAGATATAAAGCTATCTGCAAAGTTACCAGAAGTCATGCATTTTAAACCTCGAGGCTGCGGACATTTATTCACAATAGCATATCCTGGTGATTTTACTAACGACAGCACAA TGGAATATCGTAAGGCTTTACACAAGGCTTTAGCATTAGACTTGACTAAACCATATTTTCGGCGTGGGaatgctataaaatttgatattcagGCAAATGAAATACTTATAAATCCTCATGAAGCTCTTTTACATAaag gtGTTACAGGAAAACTCAGTATTGTGGATGGTTTGTATTCATATCATCactatatgcaaaataattttgatgataatGGATGGGGATGTGCCTATAGATCTCTCCAAACAATCATTTCATGGTAtag attacAAGGTTATACTGAAATACCAATACCTTCTCATCGTAAAATACAACAATGTTTAGTCGATATAGGTGATAAACCTTCTACCTTTATTGGTAGTAAACAGTGGATTGGTTCGACTGAAGTAAGTTTCGTGCTGCAAACTTTCCTTAATATAGatgtaaaaatactttatgtaTCAAGTGGAGAGGAGATGTCGGCCTTAATTCCACAACTTGTAAATCATTTTGATACACAGGGTACACCTATTATGATTg GTGGGGGAGTATTGGCTCACACAATTCTGGGAGTTAGTTATGACGAGTCATCTGGAGAAGGAAAGTTCTTAATTCTAGATCCACATTACACAGGTACAGAGCACTTACCtaccataataaataaaggatGGTGCGGATGgaaaacaaaagatttttggaaaaaagatgcattttataatatgtgccTTCCACAAAGGCCTATAGCCTTCTGA